The Tripterygium wilfordii isolate XIE 37 chromosome 21, ASM1340144v1, whole genome shotgun sequence genome segment AAGTTCCAACGGCATGGATTGTAGACTCGCTAGTCGCTGCCCCTGAACAGATATAAAACACCCACAGTGCCACTAACCagatactctatttactatcaTGCCCTTCTCTTCAAGATTCATGGCGGGAAGAGGCCGTTTCGTTTCTTCGTTTCTTCAAGAAACAAAGAATCGGGGGAACTgtcccttcttcttcctccttctcctccttaCCACCGTCACGCCCGTCACTAAGTCCACCACCACCTTCACTCCTGCACCGTCACCACTGATGCTTCCTTCGCCGGCCCAAGTGACGCCTCCCTCGCCGATCGCCATGGCGCCTCCTTCGCCGGCACCCCAGCTTCACCGCAATCAGCAGCAGATTAACAACATAATCGACGCCTTAATTGGCTCTGGAGACTTCAACAGCTGGGCGGACATCCTCTCCGTAGCCGATGTCGCCGACCTACCTTTCTCCGTCACTCTCTTTGTCCCCGCGGACGAATCTATCCCTACTACCATCACCATCGAACCTTTCGTCGTCCTCTATCACATAGTCCCACAACGCCTCTCTTTCTCGGAGCTCTGCCTCTTGAAGCCTCTGTCTCGGCTTCCCACTCTTTTTCCCTCCAAAACTGTCCTCATCACCAACAATTCCCTCTCCAATTTCACCATCGACGACCGCCTTATTTCCCGCCCGGACCTCTACACCACCCATTCCGTCGCCGTTCACGGCATTGCCTCCCTTCTTGACTACTCCATTTACGGGAATGGCCTGCCAACGTCGTTTCCGACCCCTAAGCCACCATCACCACCGTCCCCGCCTGGAATCTTGACACTTCCAGGAATTGGTCAGTTAAAATCAAATGCATTGCGCTTCCACACGGAGTTTTGGGTGGTCTTCTTGGTAGTTCTTGGTGCTCTTTTGGTATGACCTTACTGTGTGCTCAATGTAAGCTGTGTAAACTGTAAAGGATTCTTATGGGATTTGATTTCTTTCATTTCTCTGTTGTTGGTTTATTAATCAGATATGTGATTTTCATAATCAGACTGGGTTTCGCCCCAAATTGACAAATCTTCACCAAGGTCATACCTTTTTGATTGAATGTAATGTGAAGGTAAAGTGCTCTGTTTCTTGAAACAAAAAGTACCTTTTTGTTTCTGGAGACAAGAAGATTGCTTATTGCTTATTGCTTATTGCTTATTACTTATTGCTTGAATCCCATTTTCAGGTTCATTTTCTTTAGTAATTTAATTATCACCACCTATCCAGTTCAAGTTCCATAGCAATGGCATTGTTACCAATTGGAGAGATTATTCGCTCTTTCTTCTATGCTTCAATTAAAATTCACTTTCTGTCAGTGTGTCACAGTTCATCTTGAAACTTGCATTCAGCAGAGCTTCCAGAAATGAACTAATTTGGCAAAACACACCACTCATGAAACTAACGTGCATTCATCTTGTACCTTTGATGTTTGGAATAAATTTCTCGACtcacaaaatgaaaaaagaaaaatcaaagctaGTGGTCCTGAGAGGGGGTGCTTATGTAATAAGACCTAACATGAAGGCCTGATTGcatattatcaaaaaaagaagagagaaaaagagtaaGTTGGGCCATGCTCAGCCCACTAGTCACAATTGATGGGCCTGATCTTCTCGGGACAGCCTACTTCTGTCAAATGCGTTTGGAGTTTCGACTCTTCTTCAACCCATTAAAGAGCAGCAAAGTGACTTACGCAAGCAAATTACATTGGGCCTTTCTGTTAAGAGTGGTTTTGTCAAGTC includes the following:
- the LOC119988233 gene encoding fasciclin-like arabinogalactan protein 21; this translates as MPFSSRFMAGRGRFVSSFLQETKNRGNCPFFFLLLLLTTVTPVTKSTTTFTPAPSPLMLPSPAQVTPPSPIAMAPPSPAPQLHRNQQQINNIIDALIGSGDFNSWADILSVADVADLPFSVTLFVPADESIPTTITIEPFVVLYHIVPQRLSFSELCLLKPLSRLPTLFPSKTVLITNNSLSNFTIDDRLISRPDLYTTHSVAVHGIASLLDYSIYGNGLPTSFPTPKPPSPPSPPGILTLPGIGQLKSNALRFHTEFWVVFLVVLGALLV